A stretch of DNA from Triticum dicoccoides isolate Atlit2015 ecotype Zavitan chromosome 2A, WEW_v2.0, whole genome shotgun sequence:
ttgtgcaactcccggataccgtaggagtgccttgggtgtgccaaacgtcacaacgtaactaggtgactataaaggtacattacaggtatctccgaaagtgtctgttgggttggcacgaatcgagactgggatttgtcacttcgtatgacggagaggtatctctgggcccactcggtaatgcatcatcataatgagctcaatgtgaccaagtggttgatcacgggatcatgcattacgacacgagtaaagtgacttgccggtaacgagattaaactaggtattgggataccgacgatcgagtctcgggcaagtaacgtaccgattgacaaagggaattgtatacagattgattgaatcctcgacatcgtggttcatccgatgagatcatcgtggagcatgtgggagccaacatggatttccagatcccgctgttggttgttgaccggagaggcgtctcggtcatgtctgcatgtctcccgaacccgtagggtctacacacttaaggttcgatgacgctagggttgttgagatattgccatacggtaacccgaaagttgttcggagtcccggatgagatctcggacgtcacgaggagttccggaatggtccggaggtgagatttatatataggaagtcaagttttggccatcgggaaagtttcgggggtaattgatattgtaccgggaccaccggaagggtcccgggggtccaccgggtggggccacctatcccggagggccccatgggctgaagtgggaggggaactagcccctagtgggctggtgcgccccccttgggcctccccctgtgcctagggttggaaaccctaggggtgggggcgccccacttgcctcggggggcaagccacccccttggccgccaccccccttggagattggatctcctagggccggcacccccctagggaccctatatatagtggggggagggagggcagccgcaccctagcccctggcctctccctctccctcccgtgacacctctccttctcgcagtgctcggcgaagccctgccgagatcgccgtagtttccaccaccacgccgtcgtgctgccggatcatcatcaacctctccttcccccttgctggatcaagttggaggagatgtcttcccaaccgtacgtgtgttaaacgcggaggtgtcgtccgttcggcgctaggtcatcggtgatttggatcacgacgagtatgactccatcaaccccgttctcttgaacgcttccgcgcgcgatctacaagggtatgtagatgcactcctctctccgtcgttgctagatgactccatagattgatcttggtgatgcgtagaaaattttaaaattctgctacgttccccaacacttgaacTGTCGGGGCGTTGCCTAGTCCCCGGCAGTTCCAGCTTAGACAACTCATTGTGCTCGGCGGTCCTCCGCCGGGGAGGCCGCCGTTTTAGCATCAAGATTCTTCAGACCCGCCGAGTTCTTCCTCCCGCTTGAGATTCAGTACCTTCTCTGACTGCTGCGAGAGTCTTGATCGTTTTGGGTCTTGTTTCGGTGGGGGGCTAAGGGGTAGACCTGCTGCACCACCATTGTTTTTCTCCAAAGGGACAATCTCCAGGTTTGAACTAGCAGTTGCACGTGCGATCAGACCCACAACCTCATCAAATGTCCTTTTGCGGCTAGCATCGTTCTCCTCGATGTCGGTATCGTCACCCTCCTTTTCATCATCATGTGTTTTCAATCCCGAGCTGCCTCCTCCCTCTTGACCCCTAGTTTTCTGCCCATAGTTGCAACGTCTAGAGCCCCATGCCGTAGTAGCTGGTGCCCTCAAGTTCTTGAAAACTAGGGCAGAGGGAGGGTGCACACCATCACCATGTTCTTTAAATTCATGGCCCATCATACCACAAACCTGGTACCAATCTGGGAGTCGCTCATATTTCACCGCAAAAATCTCTCTGGCCACCCCGGACAATAGAGGTCGCTTTCTTCAGTTGCTTACGAACATCCAGGCGAATTCTCACTCTATAAAAGTTCCCTTCGAAGTCAAAGGATGATGGCTCTGACTCCACAAACTCACCGATCTTTGCTGCCAAGGCCTTAACCTTTCCATGGTAAGCAATGGGGAGGTCAAGAATTCTCGCCCAAATCTCAAACTTAAACAGCTCGATGGATGTGGGTTTGAAGTAACCATCATAAGGGACAATGATCACAGGGTTGCCCCAAAAGTGCCATGGCCCCCCTTGTGTCACTCTTTCCCAGTCCCCTAGGCACTCAAACTGCATGATGAACAAGTTCTCTTCTAGGGTTTTGATCTTGACCCTTCTTGCTAGATCCCATGTTGACTTCATGTTGCGGAAGAACCAATACGTGCTGAAGGTTTTGTCAATATGAACAGGGACCAGGGTCATCCACCGGAGATCCTCCTCTGGTGGCGCGTCCTCCTCCTCGAAGACGATGTCATCTAGGTCGTCCTCTTTAAGGGCGAGTTCCTCCATGAGATCCTCAAgcttccccttccccttgctccCGGACGCACCCGGAGTACCTTGCTTCGCCATCTTTAGAAACCTCGGATCTGATCTCGCAGCTTCCACGCCACCCGATCAAAGCCAAACCCTAACACCATCGGACTCACCTAGCCTCCCATCAAGGCCGGGAAGCAGTGCTAGATGTCAACCTGAGCGTAAGAGACCAGGCGAGCGGCAGTGAAGGACAAAGTTTTTCTCAACATCGTCGATGGCGGCGAGAGGAAGCCGAAACCCTAGCGAGAGGGAAGACTATTGACCAGTCAAGCAGCGATGGATGCGTGCGCACGATTGCAGCCTGCTTTCAGACTTACTGGCTGGGGAGCAAAGAgacatctatttatttattttatttttctttcccgGCCCTTATCGCTTCAATGGCCCAGCTCCGGTGGAGAGGCTGTCACTGATCTGAAAAGTGAGTCTATGGTTCAGATAGACTAATTCTGCAAATGCCTAACACCTGGAATCAATTTTAAAAATTCGTGTCAAGTTTCCATAGCAAGTCATGGGTATTTAGCTAGTTATAAGGCTAATCTAATTGCTGTTGATCATCTATCTGTACCAAAAAGTATCACGTCAGAGTTCACGAGGAAGCACGGCCAAGTGTGACTCTAGAGGTGTAATGCCGTAGGTCAGAACATAACGTGACAGCACAGCAAGATGTAGCGCAAACATGAGCCCTTCACAATGGCTTAGCATGATCAGTTATGGGTATTTTTTGTAGCAAATCACGGGTACTTAGCTACTAAAACCTAATTCAACTGCCGTTGGTCATCTATGCCATGAccatgttctttgcttatttagtcCAAAGAATGTACAAAATGAAGTCACTGAGGTAACTGAAATCCAACATGCACTTCATAAAGTCTCCGCAACAGCAAGAATTTAGAAACACATGAACCAGCAACTTGATCTTTCAGTACCAGGCATGAGGGGAAAAACGACTTGGTTTCTTTGTCAGGAAAGGTCATAACAATATGTTGAACACGCCCAACAAATGCACAATCTTACCTGCCAAGCTCAGGTTTGCGATGCTATACCAGTTACCTACAGAACCACTCTGGTCTTTTGGAAAGTTCGAGCAAACCTCAGACGAGAAACAAAAAGAGGTAAATACACTAGAAGTCAAAGAACTTGCACGCAACGTTCAGTTTAGTgcataaacttgtaaaatacgtgttTCTGGTCATCTAACTTGTCCTCTTGTTCATATACGGTGCTTTCTACGGTATCCAGTCGTATCCCTATGCATGCCACATGGAGGGGTCCACTGTCAGTGGCTGAGATGGTGGTAATCCGCATGCACTTTTTTAGATAGCACCCTATTTGAGACTCCTAAGATATATATCAAAAAGTAAAAGTACACATTCTGAACTATGTTTTCTCTTATCTAGATTATtaatttaaaattatttgaattcaGACAAAATTTCCGTTGATTTGTCCGAATTTTTTCATTACTAAAACCAAAGTTACTTGGACTACTATTATGAAAAAGTTCAGACCTCGGGCTCGAGGATGTACATTCATTCTACACTATATTTTCTTTTATCTAGAttttaatttaattttttttcGAATTCAAACAAAAAATATTTGATTTGTCCAGAATAATTTATGTACATCCATTCTGCACTGTACGTTCTTTTATCTAGTATTTTAAATTTACATTTATTCGAATTCAAACATAAATTGAGTTTATTTGTCCGAAAACATACGTACATTCACTGTGCACTATATTtccttttatataaatatttaaaTTTAGAATTATTCGAATTCAAACAAATTTTTTGTTGATTTGTCCAAAAGAATTTACGTATATTCATTCTACATTTTATTTCCTTTATCCAGATTTTATAAttttaaaaaatcaaattcaaccaaaATTTTCGTTGGTTTGTCCAAAAGAATTTGCATTCATTCATTCTGCACTATTTTTTGCGGGAATATATATTTAAAGTTAGGTACTATGTGCAAAAAAAGATCTATCTTTGCGTAAAAAAATTAAACATAGCTCACTGCCATTGGAATACATAAATTTTATACTATACAATACATAACACTTTTATCATTTTTATCTCTATTTATCACTGATAAACTAAAATCAAATCTATCTTACATAGAAAAAACAATATACAAGATAAAATTTGTTTGTGTTACTAAGTGTCGGTGTGGCCTGATGGTTGGCACTTGTACACGATGCCATAGTATCAAACTGGGGCTTTCCCTTTTCAGCAAACCCTTTTGTCGTTTTAATTTCTATTTTTTTATGCAGTACGTGTTAAATAGCTTTAACTGTGCATTTTAGCGTCAACGGTTAGATTTTCTTTTTTGAGGAAGCGTCAACTGTTAGTTGGTCTAGTCGCTCTCTACGCTAGGCGGATCGTGCTAGCTCATCGGTTTGAATCCCATCATGCGCTGCAGCTTCTTTCATTTTATTTGAGGATTGTTTGTGTAAAAATAAATAGAATGTATGGGTCCTTTCTTAAAAAAAACAGCCTCAGCCACTGATGGTGGCCCTGCCACGTTGGCACTCGTAGGGATACGGTTGGAAGCACCGTATATGCACGAGATGACGAGTTAGATGACCAAAaacacgtattttacaagtttatgcACTAAACTGAACATTGCGTGCAAGTTCTGTGACTTCTAGTGTATTTACCTCAAACAGAAACTGATTCAACACAAATTTAGAAAAGCAGGATTTAAACAATATCGTAAAAATAAAACTATCTTCTCAGTGCAATGGTAAACCTCTATTTTTGTATGTCCTTCTAGTTCCATATTGTTAGTTATCACCCAACCATTATGCATGAATATGACACAGTGCCAGGTATGCGGAAGTACCAGAAAACAATCCACCATGAAAGAACAGTAGCACCTACTGACTCTGGAAACTTAGCTAGCTTCAATGCCATGGACAGCCACAAGCCAACAAACACCATCAACATACATTGCTGGTAGCTCTGGCCTATCTGTCGCTGCGTTGCGTGGAAGGATATCAGAAATCTCACAAAAAGAAGACAAACATGACTATGTTATAAAATGTAAATATTGGTGAGCCTTCTATGTTGTCGTAAAATAAGCATTGAAGCAAAGCCTGCCAAATTAGTACCATTTTCAATCTAATAAACTATTACATTCACTTAGCTTTGAAGCACAGCTAAACCTTCTTCATTCATATAAACTCCAAGCTGGTTTTCCTAATGCATCCTCAGCCATCTTTCTAGATGAAAAGAAATATTCTTGACAGCTAGCATAAAGCATAGGTAGAAGAAACTGAAGCTTCACAATTTAGTATTTGGTAAACTGCACTTCCCATCTAGCAACACATGACCGACTAAATTAAAATGGCTCAATTCTGTATGCAGACGTAGCTGCATAGTGCAAACCTAGCATTGCAATCGGGTAGTCTTCATTGGAGTGCCAACTACTAGTAGTGCATGTTACTATGTTAGTTGTTGTCTTGGTTGCAATGCTAGCAGCTCCATTCAGTCATCCAAAAATTGACTATCATTGATCTATTGTACTCCCTGtactgtcaaaaacgctcttatattatgggacggagggagtgatTTAGAAAAACAACTGTAGTTTAAAGTTACATAAATACCTAAAAAACACTTCTAAACTATGAGTGTGGCCTTTTACTTTTAGAAAACAATATGTGCCTATTTTCAACCCAAAATAGATGGTACTTATGTAGTATTTACTTAATCAGCTCAGCAATATACTATCCTCTCTGTacataaatataagacgttttagagacTTGTGTCACGTCTCTAAAACGTACTATTTAACAGAATGAAACCTACCTAAGAACTAACGCAGTCCAAGTGCATAAGGTAAAAATGAGCGAAAGCACATACTGCTGCACCATCCAAACGAGAACAAAGTCAACACGGAAGGAACAAGCATACAATTGGCACCATTGCTATGAATATTCATTGGTACAGTCTGCTTGCAATCTACTGCAGCCAGTACAGATGACCTGATGAATCATTCATGCACACCTTAAGGACAATGATGCACCCTTGATAGGCTGATAATAGCTTAAAGTTTGTAGCAAGGTACCAGGTTCATGAAACAAACATCAATTCCCCATCGCATAGGCATCTCTAATAAAGTAGTAGTAATAACAATAGATAATCCCCAATGAAATGCCAAAATAGCAGCACTCCTCGGTGGATCAAGGCTCGGGGTCAGCACCTTACTCCTCCGTGGGGGGCGGAGCAGTCACCGACGAACCCTCCGACTCTTCACCGCTCGGTTCCGCGGGGGTCTctggagctgcggcggcggcagcggcgcgcgACTTGGCGAGCTCGAGGAGGCGGCGGCTGACCTCCTTGGAGTAGGCCTGGAGGACCTCGATCCCGTCCTCCAgggaggcgggggaggcggcggcggactccGAGGCGGCGGCGAAGGCCTCGGCCTCGACGGCGGCTGCGGCGACCTCGGCCTCGGGCTCGGGGATGGCGCCGTAGCGCTGAGAGAGGACGCTGGGCGCGGACAGGGTCTGCACGACGCGCCGGACAACGGCGTCGCGCGTGCGCTGCGACGGCGGCCAGATGCTGAGCGACGGGAGCAGCGTCTCCGACGAGGACTTCTCTGCCGACGCCGAAGGGGCAGCTGCGTCGGCGAAGGATTCAGTGGGCGCGGGGTGGATGTCCTCAGCGCCGGCGTTGGGGGCGTCCTCGGCCATGGCGTGGAGAGCggagagcaagggggagggggcggagaGGGAGAGATCTGTGGCGTGGAGTGGGAGGAGAGCGAGGTGTGCTTCTGTGGGTTGGAGACTTGGATAGTTGGGTCTGGTTTGGTTCGCGTCACGGGTGAGGGTTACGGCTCACGTGTCACGTCACGTGAAGACGACCAGCGTGCCGCGTGCGCCATGGGTTTTTTTAGCATTCTCTCGTTgtcgacgagaacgtctcctccaattgaaagcgtatcgccggaaatttcaaaataaattcaggaataatgcgagcaccaggatttgaaccctggtgggttggggatatcactgtccacctaaccaagtcAACCACAAGTTG
This window harbors:
- the LOC119353939 gene encoding MFP1 attachment factor 1-like; amino-acid sequence: MAEDAPNAGAEDIHPAPTESFADAAAPSASAEKSSSETLLPSLSIWPPSQRTRDAVVRRVVQTLSAPSVLSQRYGAIPEPEAEVAAAAVEAEAFAAASESAAASPASLEDGIEVLQAYSKEVSRRLLELAKSRAAAAAAAPETPAEPSGEESEGSSVTAPPPTEE